TGTGAGCCTTCTGAATGAAGTAGTTGAGCATCTTTTCGGTGACCTTGAAGTCAGCGATGACGCCGTCCTTCATCGGCTTGATGGCCACGATGTTGCCGGGCGTGCGGCCCAGCATCTCCTTGGCCTCTTTGCCGACCGCCTCCACCTCGCCGGTGTTCTTATTGAGGGCGACGATGGAGGGCTCATTGACGACAATGCCCTTGCCGGCCGCGTAGACCAGCGTGTTGGCCGTGCCCAGGTCAATGGCCAGGTCACTGGAAAAAACACTGAACAGCGATCGCACGCCGTGCGACCGGGAAGAGCGCGAATGGAAACCGTTTGAAGGCATGTCGGGGGTGTTTTCTTATGAGAACTCTACCGGTATTGTACGGCCAGCGCGCGCGGTGTCATGAGTAAGGGGGTGCATATTTTGGGGCGCGGGGCAGGGATTTGCACAGGATTGGGAATTTGTGTGCTGCAAGTGCCAAATGGGGAACCGGCACGGTAGCGATGGAACCCCCAATCCGCTATGCTGGTGAGTTTTCCTCCCTGTTCCCTTTTCTTTAACCAGTCAGGAGCTTTCAAGCGTGGCGACCAAGTCTTATCAGAATCTGATCGGCGGCCGGTGGGTTCCGGCCCGCAGCGGCAAGACCTTTCTCAATGTGAATCCGGCGAACCACGACGACGTGGTGGGCGAGTTTGCGCTCTCGGGCGCCGAAGACGTGGCCGACGCCGTCGAGGCCGCCGAGGAGGCCTACAAGACCTGGCGGCTGACGCCCGCGCCCAAGAGGGCAGAGATTCTCTACCGCACCGGCGAGCTGCTCACCCAGCGCAAAGAGGAGTATGCCCGCGCCATGACCCGCGAAATGGGCAAGGTGCTGAGTGAGACGCGTGGCGACGTGCAGGAGGCCATCGACACGGCCTTTTACATGGCCGGCGAGGGCCGCCGCCTCTTTGGCCAGACCACCCCGTCTGAGCTGCAGAACAAATTCGCCATGTCCGTGCGCATGCCCGTGGGCGTGGTGGGCATGATCGCGCCCTGGAACTTCCCCATGGCGATTCCCTCGTGGAAGCTCTTCCCTGCCCTGGTCTGCGGCAACACCTGCGTCATCAAGCCGGCGGAAGACACGCCGCTCTCGACCATCCATCTCGTCGAAACGCTCATCGACGCCGGACTGCCCGCAGGCGTCGTGAACATCGTCACCGGCTACGGCCCCGAGGCGGGCGCACCGATCGTCGAGCACCCCGGCGTGCGCGCCGTCTCCTTCACCGGATCAAGCGAGGTAGGCCGCATCGTCGGGCAGAACGCGGCGGCGCGCTTCAAGCCCTGCTCGCTCGAAATGGGCGGCAAAAACGCCATGATCGTGCTGGCCGATGCCAATCTTGACCTCGCGCTTGAGGGCGCGCTGTGGGGCGCGTTCGGCACGACCGGGCAGCGCTGCACCGCGACCAGCCGCATCATTGTGGACAAGGCCGTGGCAGGCGAATTTACAGCGCGGCTGGTGGAGCGGGCGAAGAGTCTTCGCGTCGGCGACGGCCTCGACGAAGCCATCCAGATGGGCCCGCAGGTGAACCAGCAGCAGATCGAGACCTCGGCAAACTACTGCGCCATCGCCAAAGCAGAGGGCGCGGAGCTGCTCTGCGGCGGCGAGCGGCTCACCGGCGGCGCGCATGCCAGGGGCACCTTCTTCGCTCCCACCGTGGTTGGCCGGGTGAAGCCGGGCATGCGCATCGCGCAGGAAGAGGTCTTCGGGCCGGTGGTGAGCGTCATCGAGTGCGACGGCTTTGACGATGCCGTAAAGATCGCCAACGGCATCCAGTACGGGCTTTCGACCGCGCTCTACTCGCGCGACGTAAACCTGGCCTTCCGGGCCATGCGCGATCTCGAGGCCGGCATCACCTACATCAACGCGCCCACCATCGGCGCGGAGGTCCACCTGCCCTTTGGCGGCGTGAAGCAGACCGGCAACGGGCACCGCGAGGGCGGCACGGGCGCGCTCGACTTCTACACCACCTGGAAGTCCGTCTACGTGGACTACTCGGACAAACTGCAGCGCGCGCAGATTGACAACGCAGACTAGGACTGGCCGTCCAGGCACACGCGCCTGCGGCGTCCGTCCATCTTTCTCCCACGTCCGGCAACGGACGTGGGACGCCCCACTCAGAATTATTTTGTAGCGACTGACTGCGCCGGGAATAGAAAATTCAGGCGCGCCTTCACAAAGTCGCGCACCTTTTCCGTATGGAACTCCGTGACGCTGGCCAGCAGGTAAGCATAGCCGGTCGCGGCCAGCAGCAGGCACAGCGCAAAACCCAGGTGCGCCCACGTCGGCTGCCAGCGATGGTCATGCAGCAGCAGCGCCGTGAGCAGAGTCAAAAACGGCACATGCACCAGGTAAAGCGTGTACGAGAACCCGGCAGCCCGGCGGCTGACGGCAACTTCGGTCGAGGGCTTGGCCTCGATACGGTAGCTGAGCAGGGCCAGCATCAACGGAATGGTCGCGAGCGTCAGCAGATAGTCCGACACCGTGCCATTCAGTCCGTGGACCTTCGCCAGAAAGAAAAAGACAGGCACATAGGCCGCGATGATGATGGGGCGCATCCGCGCAGGGATCTGCGGCAGCGGAAAGAACGCCAGCGCCGCCCCGGCCAGCCAGACCGGAAAAAGCAGCAGAATGGAGCGCGACAGAAAGACGGCCATCACCAGAAAAAGCGCGGCGTGCGTCAGGCGGCGGGCCCAGCCGCTTCCCGGGCGCAGCGCGATAATGGCGCAGGGAAAGAGCAGGTAATACCAGAACTCGTTCGCCAAACTCCACAGCGGCCCGTCCGATCCGAAGGTATGGGTCACCGTGTCCTGCAGGAAAAAGAGGTTGCCGAAAAAAGTGCCCCAGTTGTGCCGTTGCTGCACGTTGGAAGTCACATGATTGGACACCTGGCCCGTATAGAGCAGCGTGGCCGCGTGGCTGTGCAGGCCGATAGCATCCCACAGGGCGCAGAGCACCAGCGCGGGAATCAGCACGAGCCACAGCCGCGTGAGGCGATGCAGCAGATAATCACGCCAGTCCCAACGTTTCTGGCCTGTCTTGCGCCAGACGCTGCTGCCAATGAGAAATCCGCTCAACACAAAAAAGATGATGACGGCCTGATGGCCCGCGCCCGTGAGCACATACGGCACAGCCAGCAGCGCGCGCAGTTTGTGCGAGGCAATCTCGGGAAAGTCGATGAACAGCAGCGCCCGCCAATGCGAGACCAGGACCAGGAATGCGGCCAGAGCGCGCAGCAGGTCGAGATTGACCGAAGCTCGGCTTTGATGGAACGAAACTGTTCGAATCTGGGTCATCTCGCACAGCATAACCGATTGCCCTTGAAAGCCTGATTTCATCCGCGTCGGCGCGCATTTTGCCCGGGAATACGTTATTCTTTGGAGTTTGCCCCCAACAGCCAACGTGGCTTCCCGGCGGGCTGCGGTAGTTGCTTCACGATGTAGCAGGAAGTGCAGAGGAATCAGATGATTATCGGAGTACCCAAGGAAGTCAAAGACCACGAGAGCCGCGTCGGCATTACGCCGGCCGGCGCCAAAGAGCTGACCGCCGCCGGCCACAAGGTGCTGGTGGAGACCCGCGCGGGCGAGCTGTCGGCCTTCACCGACGACGAGTACCAGGCCGCCGGCGCTGAAATAGCCGGCAACGCCGCCGAGGTATGGGGCCACGCCGAGATGGTGGTCAAGGTCAAGGAGCCCGTCGAGAAGGAGTACATCTTCTTCCGCGAGGGGCTGGTGCTGTTCACCTATCTGCATCTGGCTCCGCTGCCGGTGCTGACTGATCAGCTTCTCAAGAAGAAGGTCACCGGCATCGCCTATGAGACGATTCGTGACCGGCACAACACGCTGCCGCTGCTCACGCCCATGTCCGAAGTGGCGGGCCGCATGTCCGTGCAGGTGGGCGCTTCCTATCTTGAAAAAGAGCGCGGCGGCCGCGGGCTGCTGCTCGGCGGCGTTCCGGGCGTACCCCCGGCCAACGTGTGCATCATTGGCGGCGGCATCGTCGGCACCAACGCCGCGAAGATCGCCCTCGGCATGGGAGCCAAGGTCACCCTGGTAGACCTGAACCTCAACCGCCTGCGCGAGCTGGACGACATCTTCAACGGCCGCCTCTACACGCTCGCCTCCAACAGCTACAACGTGGCGCAGGCCGTGCGTGAGGCCGATCTGGTGATCGGCGGCGTGCTGATTCCCGGCGCAGCCGCGCCGAAGATCGTGACCCGCGAGATGGTTTCACAAATGAAGAAGGGCGCGGTCATTGTCGATGTGGCCATCGATCAGGGCGGCTGCATTGAGACGGCCCGGCCCACCACGCACAGCGACCCCGCCTACGAGGTAGACGGTGTCGTCCACTACTGCGTCACCAACATGCCGGCGGCGGTGCCGAACACCTCCACGCTCGCGCTCACCAACGCCACCTTCCCCTACGTGATGCGGCTGGCCCGTCTGGGCGCCAAGGCCGCCATTCTGGAAGACCGCGGCCTCAGCGACGGCGTGAACACCTACAACGGCGTGCTGACCTGCGAGCCGGTCGCCGTGTCGCAGAACAAGGACTGGGAAGGCATCCTGTCGCTGCTGCAGTAAATCTCGCTGCCAGCGGAACGGATATTTTCACAAGCAAACAGAAGAGGCGCGGCTCATGAGCCGCGCCTCTCTTGTTTGCAAATGGTATTCCCTCACTGCAGACGAACCGAGTGCTCCAGACGGAAGGTCAGAATCGACTCCGCCGGAATCACAATGTTCTTGTTGCCGGTGAAGGCCGTGCCGGCCGTGCCGGCTCCAGCGCCGGCTGCCGCGCCAATGAGCGCGCCCTTGCCGCCGCCAGCCAGACCGCCAATCAGAGCACCCAGGCCCGCACCGCCGCCAATAAAGCCCAGCGAACGGCGTCCCTTGCCCTTTTCCACGCGAGAGATGCTGCTGGTCATGACGGGGAAGCTGTGCCCCTGCACGTCGATGCGTTCCAGGCGAATCGCCAGAACAGCGCCGCCCTTGAAGCGCCCGAGTGGCTTCGCCTCAAGCACCGCGCCCTCGGCGCGCGCGCCGCGAGGAACCACAACATTGCCGTTGGAGTCCGTGATCGCATTCTCCACGGTCGCGCTGAAGGTGTCACCACTCTGGCTGATCTTCGAGCCGAGATCCTGGTTGATGCGCACGCGAATATCCCGGCCTGCCGGAATCACCTGCGCGGGCGGCGGCGAAGGCGCACGACGCGCGCGCGCCGGACGCGAACTGTAGGAAGAAGAGGAAGAAGAAGAAGAAGAAGAAGAATTATCCGCGGGCGGAGGCGGTGGCGTGGACTGCGCCGTGCTGCTGGCAGCCGGTGCAGCCGTCTGGCTTGCCGCCGCTGCCGGTTGGGTAGAGTTCTGCGTGTTATCAGCACTCTTCTTACTGCAGCCGGACACAATCAGCGCGGCTGACAGCACTAAACTGCTCGCGAAAGCAAAAGAGACTTTGTTTTTCATCGGCCTATTGAGATGCGGCCCGGGGAGCCGCAGTTGTGCCTTTCTATGAATGTTTTATGAAGCACTGAGGTTGCCTCTATCGATGCGCAACCCGTTGAACCTGCAGAACCTTATAATACGGCGCAAGCGCTCTGGCGAGCCACGGCGTCACGCGCGGGAGAGTTTTTGCCTGGATCAAAACCAAAACGCTATCCGGCCTTTCTGGCCATCTGCATGCTGCTGCTGCTGCTGGCGCTGAGCATGCTCAATGCCTTTAACCTGCACTTTCTGCACCCCCAATCGGCGGGCGAAATCTACCTGTTCACCGCGATCTCCATTGTCAGCTTTCTGCTGCTGGTCACGCTCATCGTGCTGCTGGCCCGCAACATTCTCAAGCTGCTGGCCGATCAGCAGAGCCGCGTGCTGGGCTCGCGGTTGCGCTCGCGCATGATTCTGGGCGCGCTCATCCTCTCATTCGCGCCCGCGCTCTTCATGTTTCTCTTCAGCTACCTGCTGATGAACCGCTCCATTGACCGATGGTTCTCGCAGCCCTCCACCGATCTGCGCGAGGCCTCGCGCTCCATTGCAGTGGAGCTGGCCAGCTACATGAGCGCCAACGCGCGCGCCGAGGCGGACTCGCTCGCCAGTTCGCCAGCCTTCGCCGCTCCGCCGCCGGGAACCGCCTCCGCCAGTGCACAAAAGGCCCGCGAAGCCGCCATCACCCAGGAGATGAAGCGCCACCGCCTCACGCTGCAGGGCGGCTTTGTCGCCATTTATGAGGATGCGCAATTGCGCGCCGGCTACCAGTTGCCCGCGCGGGCGCAGACGGCCTCTCTGCACTCCTGGCTCGAAGACTCCGAACGAGACTCCCGGGAACACGCCACGCGCCCCCCCGCGCTGCCGCTCTCCCTGGCCATTCTGCAGGCGGCTCAGAGCAGCGACGACCCAATTCTGAGCGCGGCCGGCACGGAGTACGCCTTAGGAGCGGCCAGCCTCAACAACGGCGGCCTCATCGTGGTCGGCCTGCCCGTGCCCGCCGAACTGCCGCCCAATCTTGACACCCTCAGCGCCGGAGCACGCCAGTATTGGGCCATCTACCGCCAGCGGCGCACCATTCGCAGTATGTATCTGCTGCTGTTACTCATGCTGACGGCGCTGGTGTTTTTCTCCAGCAGTTGGCTCGCGCTCTACCTCTCCAAGCAGATCACCCGCCCCGTCGAGGCCCTCGCCGACGCCATGAGCGAGATCAGCCAGGGCCACTACTACCAGCGTGTCACCGTCAACGCCTCGCAGGAGCTGGGTGAGCTGGTCCGCTCCTTTAACGAAATGGCCTCTGACCTCGAGCAGAGCCGCCTGCTCGCCGACTACTATACGCAGCAGCTCTCCACCGCCAACCAGACGCTCGAAACACGCCGCAACGAGCTCGAGACCATTCTTGAAACCATTCCCAGCGCCGTGCTCACGCTCGATGCCGGGCGTCATGTGCTGGGCTGCAACCGCGCCTTTGCCGCGCTCTTTCCCGCACCGGGCGGCACCAGCCGGGAAGGCGCGCCGCTCGCCGGGGTCATTCCCGCCGAGGTGCGCGACGACGTGCTCGAGCTCGACCGCCGCGCCCGCCGCATGGGCCTCGCCAGCACCGAGCTGGAGCTGCGCCGCGACGGCGTCACCCTCAATCTCGCCCTCACCATGGCCGCCGTCAGGCTGGGCGGCCATCAGCGCGGCGCGATTCTGGTGATTGAAAACGTCACCGAACTCTTGCGCGCGCAGCGCCAGGTCGCGTGGAAGGAAGTCGCGCAGCGCGTCGCGCACGAAATCAAAAATCCGCTCACGCCCGTCACCCTCTCGGCGGAACGCATCCGGCGGCACAACGCGCGCAACACGCCCGAGTCCCAGCAGGTCATCGAGCGCTGCTGCGACATCATTCTGAGCGCCGCCGAGTCCGTGCGGCGTCTCGTGGACCAGTTCGGCGTCCTCGCCGAGTTCCCCGCCGCCATGCCTTGCCCCGCCGACCTCAACAACATTGCCGAGAGCGCCGTGCTGCAGTTTGAAGACCGCCTCGACGGCATCCGCATCGAGCAGCACCTGGCGGACCCGCTGCCACCCGTCATGGCCGACGCCGAGGCCCTCAAGCGCGCGCTCGCCAACCTCATCGACAACGCCGCCGAGGCCATGCATGACAGCCTGCTGCGCGTGCTCTCGATTGAAACCTGCCTCAGCGAGACCGCAGGCATGGCCGAAATCGTCATCGCCGACACCGGCTCCGGCCTCACCGAGGAGATGCGCGAGCGGCTCTTCCTGCCCTACTTCTCCACCAAGCAGCGCGGCACCGGCCTCGGCCTCACCATCGCCGCAAAAATCGTGCAGGACCACGGCGGCACCATTCGCGCCGAGCACAACGCGCCCAAGGGCACGCGCTTTGTCATCAACCTGCCGCTGGCCGACGCCGCGCCATCTACACTGACACTGCCGCACGACACCGCAGCGGCAAAGACCAGCGGCTGGCCCGCAGGAGAGATCGACCAGGCATGAACCACATTCTCATCGTCGATGACGAGGCCGAGATCCGGCAGTCGCTCGAAGAAATCCTCAAGGAAGAAGGCTACATCGTCACCACGGCGGCCACCGCCACCGAGGCGCGCACCCTGCTGCACGACGCGGCCTATGACGTGATGCTGCTCGACATCTGGCTGCCTGACGGCGACGGCCTCGACGTGCTGGCCAACGCGCAGACGCTCGGCACCGATTCGCGGCCTGAGGTCATCGTCATCTCCGGCCATGCCAACATCGCCACGGCCGTGAAGGCAACCAAGCTCGGCGCATTCGACTTTCTTGAGAAGCCGCTGCTGCTGGAGCGCACGCTCATCGTGGTGAAAAACGCGATGGAAGCCAAGCGCCTGCAGAGCGACAACCTGGAGTTCCGCCGCCAGCTCGCGCTCGAGCAGCACGTCTCCGGCGAAAGCGTCGCGGCCAAGGCGCTGCGGCAGCAGATCGCGCTCATGGCGCCCACCAACGGCCGCGTGCTCATCTATGGCGAGTCGGGCGCGGGCAAAGAGGTCATCGCGCGCGCCATTCACGCTGGCAGCCTGCGCCGCGAGCGCGTCTTTGTCGAGCTGAACTGCGCCGCCATCCCAGAGGACTTCATCGAGGCCGAGCTCTTCGGCTACCGCAACGCCGCCGTCGCCGGCGGCCCCAACGAGAAGCGCGGCACCTTTGAGCGCGCCAGCGGCGGCACGCTCTTTCTAGACGAAGTGGGCGACATGAGCCTCAAGACGCAGGCCAAGGTGCTGCGCGTGCTCGATGAGCAGAGCTTTGTGCCCATCGGCGCCACGCAGCCGCTGCAGGTGGACGTGCGCGTCATCGCCGCCACCAACAAGAACCTGGAAGACGAGATCGCCAAGGGCAACTTTCGCGAAGACCTCTTCTACCGGCTCAACGTGATTCCCTTCTTCGTGCCGCCGCTGCGCGACCGCCGCGAAGACATCCCCGTGCTGGTGTCGGAGTTTCTGCTGGGCTTTGGCCGCGAGTACGGCCGCACGCATGTCGAGATCAGCCGCGACGCCGTGGACGCGCTCATGCAATACCACTGGCCCGGCAACGTGCGCGAGCTGCGCAACATGGTCGAGCGCGTGCTCATCCTCAACCCGCAGGTGCGCCGCATTGAGAAGAAACACCTGCCCGTGCTCGCCCAGCGCACCGCCCACAAGCAGGAGGACTTCCAAAGCCTGCAACACGCCCGCGAAGCCTACGAGCGCGACTACATCCTGCGCAAAATTGAGGAGTGCAAAGGCAACATCAGCCGCGCCGCCGAGGTGCTCGGCCTGGAGCGGTCGCACCTCTACCGCAAGATGAAGACCCTGGGGATTGGGGTGCGGGAATGAATGAATCTCCATTGGGCTGAAATTACGCTTCCCTCCGCCAAGTGACTGCGCGGGATCTATTGTTCTGCGTCTCTGAAACATATAACCAAGCTCAGAGTACGTTTAAACTACGGCCATGTTTGAAACAGCCACATATGATGATCCGCTGGTGCTCGATCCTGCAATTCGAGCACGCTGGGCATTTCTCGAAACTAGTTCTGCCTCAGCAGTTCTTCGTTCTGTCTGTCCGGCAGAGTGGGCGGATATCGTTTCTTTCCTGGGTTCATTTCGCCTCGATCCGTCCCGCTGGCTGGTTGCAGGCGGAAATCGTGGCGACATCGCAAAGCAGATAGACGGTATGTTCAGTGAACGAGGCTGGCGTGAAATCCGGGTCGACCTCTCCACTAAGGCAATCCTGAAGAACAAATCAGAGGAGACGGTAGAGGAACTGCCTGCGGTGTATCAGGAAGGATATCTTGTTGACAACTTCAAGGGGCGAGTCGCGCTCGATGTTGAGTGGAATGCCAAGGATGGAAACCTAGACAGAGACCTGTCCGCCTATCGTGCGTGGCATGAGGCTGGTGTAATTTCCGCCGCAGTGCTTATCACTCAGGACAGGATCAAACTCAAAGAGCTTGCTGAACGGATATGGGGGGACTATCAGCAAACCCTTCCAGAAGATCAAAGGAATAGAAGACTACCCATTGACCTGGCAACATCCACAACAACTAACCTGGAAAAAGCTGCACTGCGCGTCCGTCGGGGAGTCATGGGTACATGCCCTCTTCTAATCGTCGCCGCAATACCCGCAACTTGGAACCAGCAGCCGTTTACGACAGGCTAGTCTCCAGCCACAGGAACTTCTGCGCGCGAGTGGTTAGCATAAGTTTTCCAGGTAGGCTCGTAGGAGTCGTCGGCTTGGTTTCCCCAAGATACCCATTTTTTGCGATCACCTCGGGCAAACAGCTCAAGGAAAGGTCCCGGGCTACAAGCCTCGATGATGTCGTATTGCTCGTCTGGCTTCCGGGAATGCTCTCTCTTGCGACTGCTCAAATAGTTCACTTGCGTACGTCCCGGTTGCAGCGTGCGCGCATTCTTTCCACGCACTCCGAATAAGATCAATTCAGTAACATTCCTGAAATAAAAGCCGACACCACGACCGTCTGACCCGCCATCTTTGCGGATCTTGTGCCATACCAGATTGCTTTTGTACTGGAATCCCCATGCCCGCATCACTTCCAGACCTTCAGGGAGCAAGGCGTTAGGTACCCAAAGATACAGATGCGCGGTATCCGCCGAAACTGGCGCAACAGGAAGTTCTTTTATCTCGTCGAGCGTCATCGTTCCGTAACGGCTGAGGCGCTTGTGTTCCGGCGCAACTTTGCCCGTCCGGTTCTGGAATTGCCACGGTGGGTCTGCAAGAATCGTCCCGAAGCGCCGTCCGGCCGCCGTGTTCAGCAAATCCTCGCCAGCCGGCGAAAACTGATAGATCGGAAGCACCTTGCTGCTCCTATTCATGACTCGCGCCCGCAAATAGTGGCCATTGTTCCGCAACGTATTTTTCTGCTGCGTCCCTAATCACCCAAGCGACGGTGACCTTCTTCTGTTTCGCAATGATCTCAAGTGACGAATACACCTGCACAGGCAGGGTTACCGAGGTTCGCGTAGAAGGCTCGTTGTTGAGTTTGCGCGCCACCATTCCCTTTCCAGTATACTGCACCACGTTACACCACATAGGTGCCAGCGCGAAGTGGAAATCGCAGCAATTTCTCTCTTGCAATTAGTGTGGGGAAATTCGACACGAATCGCGCGATTTACTGAGATTCCTCTAATCAGTAATTCGTTGCGGAGACGCATCCCTCCTAGGTTGGCTCCCATCTTGAATTCTGGGTAGCGCCACCAGACCAAGGTGCACATCCGAAGCCGCTTCAGAATGATGGGCGGTCGTCGACCGCTTCGGTCTGCACTTTCAATTTTGCTAAAGCATCGGCCCGCTGGACCCAGCCCCTCGTCCCGCCGACTGCCGGGAATTTGACCCATTTTCGCTACCATGGAAACAGGGGAATTTCCCGCTTCTCGCCCTTTCGGAGTGCCGGGCCGGACTGGTCCGCTGACTGGCTTGCGGGCCGGATTCGGGCAGCGGCGAAGTCTCTCTTACCCCGAAATTCTCGCCTCGAAAATGTGAATTTCAATTCACATTTTATTTCCCGCAAATTTACCCGCAACCATCGAAGAATCAACCAGATAGGTCATTTTCCACCCATCCGCCCTCTTGCACTCTGAAAAAATATCGGCAAAATGTGATTCCAGATTCACATTTTCACGCGAAACGCACTAACCCACTGAAAAATAAAGGCTTGCCAGGAGCCAACAGCGCCCTCCCAGCCCATTTTCCAGAAATAATGTGAATTCACATTCACATTTTCCCCGAAGGGCCGAAACCCACGTCTCAGAATCGAGACGTGGGGCACCTGTGATGTTTCAAGAGGTTGTCCATTCGAAATTTCGCGGAGAAGCTGTTTGTGGCGAACAAGCAGAGTCTTCGGAGAGATCGAATGGACATTCACCAGAATGCTCGTCTAACGCCTTACAGTCGAGAGCAGTTGGCGAGAAAAGTTATTTGTACCGGGTGCACGTTGAAGCTGGCCGCGGCCAGCTTCAACGTGAGCGCAAAGACGGCCGGCAAATGGGTGCGCCGGTATCGCGCCGAGGGTTCGGATGGCTTGCGGGACCGCAGCTCGCGTCCGCATCGCAGCCCGCGGCGCTTGCCGGAGGCGTTGCGGCTGAGTGTGATTGAGCTACGGCGGGGTTACATGCCGGGGTATCAGATCGCCCGGCGCAGCGCTGTGAGCGTGTCTTCGGTGAGCCGTATTTTGCGGCGCGCGCGGCTGAGCCGATGGCGCGATCTGAACCCGCCTCCGCCGGTGGTTCGCTATGAGCATGCCGCTCCAGGCGACTTGCTGCATCTGGACATCAAAGGCATGACGCGCTTCGGCGAGGTCTCGCTGCGCGGCGACGGCAGGCTGCGGGGCAAGAAGGAACACCCGGGCTTTTTGGCTCTGCATG
The DNA window shown above is from Acidobacterium capsulatum ATCC 51196 and carries:
- a CDS encoding MT-A70 family methyltransferase, yielding MLPIYQFSPAGEDLLNTAAGRRFGTILADPPWQFQNRTGKVAPEHKRLSRYGTMTLDEIKELPVAPVSADTAHLYLWVPNALLPEGLEVMRAWGFQYKSNLVWHKIRKDGGSDGRGVGFYFRNVTELILFGVRGKNARTLQPGRTQVNYLSSRKREHSRKPDEQYDIIEACSPGPFLELFARGDRKKWVSWGNQADDSYEPTWKTYANHSRAEVPVAGD
- the ald gene encoding alanine dehydrogenase, with the protein product MIIGVPKEVKDHESRVGITPAGAKELTAAGHKVLVETRAGELSAFTDDEYQAAGAEIAGNAAEVWGHAEMVVKVKEPVEKEYIFFREGLVLFTYLHLAPLPVLTDQLLKKKVTGIAYETIRDRHNTLPLLTPMSEVAGRMSVQVGASYLEKERGGRGLLLGGVPGVPPANVCIIGGGIVGTNAAKIALGMGAKVTLVDLNLNRLRELDDIFNGRLYTLASNSYNVAQAVREADLVIGGVLIPGAAAPKIVTREMVSQMKKGAVIVDVAIDQGGCIETARPTTHSDPAYEVDGVVHYCVTNMPAAVPNTSTLALTNATFPYVMRLARLGAKAAILEDRGLSDGVNTYNGVLTCEPVAVSQNKDWEGILSLLQ
- a CDS encoding acyltransferase family protein encodes the protein MTQIRTVSFHQSRASVNLDLLRALAAFLVLVSHWRALLFIDFPEIASHKLRALLAVPYVLTGAGHQAVIIFFVLSGFLIGSSVWRKTGQKRWDWRDYLLHRLTRLWLVLIPALVLCALWDAIGLHSHAATLLYTGQVSNHVTSNVQQRHNWGTFFGNLFFLQDTVTHTFGSDGPLWSLANEFWYYLLFPCAIIALRPGSGWARRLTHAALFLVMAVFLSRSILLLFPVWLAGAALAFFPLPQIPARMRPIIIAAYVPVFFFLAKVHGLNGTVSDYLLTLATIPLMLALLSYRIEAKPSTEVAVSRRAAGFSYTLYLVHVPFLTLLTALLLHDHRWQPTWAHLGFALCLLLAATGYAYLLASVTEFHTEKVRDFVKARLNFLFPAQSVATK
- a CDS encoding ribbon-helix-helix domain-containing protein, translated to MVARKLNNEPSTRTSVTLPVQVYSSLEIIAKQKKVTVAWVIRDAAEKYVAEQWPLFAGASHE
- a CDS encoding BglII/BstYI family type II restriction endonuclease yields the protein MFETATYDDPLVLDPAIRARWAFLETSSASAVLRSVCPAEWADIVSFLGSFRLDPSRWLVAGGNRGDIAKQIDGMFSERGWREIRVDLSTKAILKNKSEETVEELPAVYQEGYLVDNFKGRVALDVEWNAKDGNLDRDLSAYRAWHEAGVISAAVLITQDRIKLKELAERIWGDYQQTLPEDQRNRRLPIDLATSTTTNLEKAALRVRRGVMGTCPLLIVAAIPATWNQQPFTTG
- a CDS encoding sigma-54-dependent transcriptional regulator; this translates as MNHILIVDDEAEIRQSLEEILKEEGYIVTTAATATEARTLLHDAAYDVMLLDIWLPDGDGLDVLANAQTLGTDSRPEVIVISGHANIATAVKATKLGAFDFLEKPLLLERTLIVVKNAMEAKRLQSDNLEFRRQLALEQHVSGESVAAKALRQQIALMAPTNGRVLIYGESGAGKEVIARAIHAGSLRRERVFVELNCAAIPEDFIEAELFGYRNAAVAGGPNEKRGTFERASGGTLFLDEVGDMSLKTQAKVLRVLDEQSFVPIGATQPLQVDVRVIAATNKNLEDEIAKGNFREDLFYRLNVIPFFVPPLRDRREDIPVLVSEFLLGFGREYGRTHVEISRDAVDALMQYHWPGNVRELRNMVERVLILNPQVRRIEKKHLPVLAQRTAHKQEDFQSLQHAREAYERDYILRKIEECKGNISRAAEVLGLERSHLYRKMKTLGIGVRE
- a CDS encoding sensor histidine kinase, yielding MPGSKPKRYPAFLAICMLLLLLALSMLNAFNLHFLHPQSAGEIYLFTAISIVSFLLLVTLIVLLARNILKLLADQQSRVLGSRLRSRMILGALILSFAPALFMFLFSYLLMNRSIDRWFSQPSTDLREASRSIAVELASYMSANARAEADSLASSPAFAAPPPGTASASAQKAREAAITQEMKRHRLTLQGGFVAIYEDAQLRAGYQLPARAQTASLHSWLEDSERDSREHATRPPALPLSLAILQAAQSSDDPILSAAGTEYALGAASLNNGGLIVVGLPVPAELPPNLDTLSAGARQYWAIYRQRRTIRSMYLLLLLMLTALVFFSSSWLALYLSKQITRPVEALADAMSEISQGHYYQRVTVNASQELGELVRSFNEMASDLEQSRLLADYYTQQLSTANQTLETRRNELETILETIPSAVLTLDAGRHVLGCNRAFAALFPAPGGTSREGAPLAGVIPAEVRDDVLELDRRARRMGLASTELELRRDGVTLNLALTMAAVRLGGHQRGAILVIENVTELLRAQRQVAWKEVAQRVAHEIKNPLTPVTLSAERIRRHNARNTPESQQVIERCCDIILSAAESVRRLVDQFGVLAEFPAAMPCPADLNNIAESAVLQFEDRLDGIRIEQHLADPLPPVMADAEALKRALANLIDNAAEAMHDSLLRVLSIETCLSETAGMAEIVIADTGSGLTEEMRERLFLPYFSTKQRGTGLGLTIAAKIVQDHGGTIRAEHNAPKGTRFVINLPLADAAPSTLTLPHDTAAAKTSGWPAGEIDQA
- a CDS encoding aldehyde dehydrogenase family protein gives rise to the protein MATKSYQNLIGGRWVPARSGKTFLNVNPANHDDVVGEFALSGAEDVADAVEAAEEAYKTWRLTPAPKRAEILYRTGELLTQRKEEYARAMTREMGKVLSETRGDVQEAIDTAFYMAGEGRRLFGQTTPSELQNKFAMSVRMPVGVVGMIAPWNFPMAIPSWKLFPALVCGNTCVIKPAEDTPLSTIHLVETLIDAGLPAGVVNIVTGYGPEAGAPIVEHPGVRAVSFTGSSEVGRIVGQNAAARFKPCSLEMGGKNAMIVLADANLDLALEGALWGAFGTTGQRCTATSRIIVDKAVAGEFTARLVERAKSLRVGDGLDEAIQMGPQVNQQQIETSANYCAIAKAEGAELLCGGERLTGGAHARGTFFAPTVVGRVKPGMRIAQEEVFGPVVSVIECDGFDDAVKIANGIQYGLSTALYSRDVNLAFRAMRDLEAGITYINAPTIGAEVHLPFGGVKQTGNGHREGGTGALDFYTTWKSVYVDYSDKLQRAQIDNAD